The Lonchura striata isolate bLonStr1 chromosome 5, bLonStr1.mat, whole genome shotgun sequence genome window below encodes:
- the TWF1 gene encoding twinfilin-1 isoform X4, giving the protein MLYAATRATLKKEFGGGHIKDEVFGTVQDDVSLNGYKKYLISQSSPAPLTAAEEELRQIKINEVQADVGVDTKHQTLQGVAFPIAKEAIQALEKLKNKKLNYVQLQIDMKNETIVLANTLDTELKDLPKRVPKDAARYHFFLYKHTHEGDYLESIIFIYSMPGYTCSIRERMLYSSCKSPLLEIVETQLWMHIVRKIEIDNGDELTADFLYEEVHPKQHAYKQSFAKPKGPAGKRGIRRLIRGPAETETPSD; this is encoded by the exons ATGTTGTATGCAGCAACCCGAGCAACACTTAAGAAAGAATTTGGAGGTGGCCATATTAAGGATGAAGTATTTGGAACAGTACAg GATGATGTTTCACTGAATGGATATAAGAAATATTTGATATCACAATCCTCCCCTGCACCTTTGACTGCGGCAGAAGAGGAACTTCGACAAATTAAGATTAATGAG GTACAGGCAGATGTTGGTGTAGATACCAAGCATCAAACACTGCAAGGAGTAGCATTCCCCATTGCTAAAGAAGCTATTCAGGCTCTggagaaactgaaaaataagaaactCAATTATGTACAACTG CAAATTGATATGAAAAATGAAACTATTGTTTTGGCCAACACACTTGATACTGAACTTAAGGACTTGCCAAAAAGAGTTCCAAAGGATGCTGCACGTTACCACTTTTTCCTGTACAAGCACACACATGAAGGAGACTATTTGGAATCCATAA ttttcatCTACTCTATGCCAGGGTATACCTGTAGTATACGAGAACGAATGCTCTACTCTAGTTGCAAAAGTCCATTGTTAGAAATTGTAGAAACACAGCTGTGGATGCACATAGTTAGAAAG ATTGAAATAGATAATGGTGATGAGTTAACTGCTGACTTTCTTTATGAAGAAGTACATCCAAAACAACATGCTTACAAACAGAGTTTTGCTAAACCAAAAGGTCCTGCAGGGAAGAGGGGAATACGAAGACTGATCAGAGGTCCAGCAGAGACTGAAACACCTAGTGATTAG
- the TWF1 gene encoding twinfilin-1 isoform X3 — protein MVRQKMLYAATRATLKKEFGGGHIKDEVFGTVQDDVSLNGYKKYLISQSSPAPLTAAEEELRQIKINEVQADVGVDTKHQTLQGVAFPIAKEAIQALEKLKNKKLNYVQLQIDMKNETIVLANTLDTELKDLPKRVPKDAARYHFFLYKHTHEGDYLESIIFIYSMPGYTCSIRERMLYSSCKSPLLEIVETQLWMHIVRKIEIDNGDELTADFLYEEVHPKQHAYKQSFAKPKGPAGKRGIRRLIRGPAETETPSD, from the exons ATG GTTCGTCAAAAAATGTTGTATGCAGCAACCCGAGCAACACTTAAGAAAGAATTTGGAGGTGGCCATATTAAGGATGAAGTATTTGGAACAGTACAg GATGATGTTTCACTGAATGGATATAAGAAATATTTGATATCACAATCCTCCCCTGCACCTTTGACTGCGGCAGAAGAGGAACTTCGACAAATTAAGATTAATGAG GTACAGGCAGATGTTGGTGTAGATACCAAGCATCAAACACTGCAAGGAGTAGCATTCCCCATTGCTAAAGAAGCTATTCAGGCTCTggagaaactgaaaaataagaaactCAATTATGTACAACTG CAAATTGATATGAAAAATGAAACTATTGTTTTGGCCAACACACTTGATACTGAACTTAAGGACTTGCCAAAAAGAGTTCCAAAGGATGCTGCACGTTACCACTTTTTCCTGTACAAGCACACACATGAAGGAGACTATTTGGAATCCATAA ttttcatCTACTCTATGCCAGGGTATACCTGTAGTATACGAGAACGAATGCTCTACTCTAGTTGCAAAAGTCCATTGTTAGAAATTGTAGAAACACAGCTGTGGATGCACATAGTTAGAAAG ATTGAAATAGATAATGGTGATGAGTTAACTGCTGACTTTCTTTATGAAGAAGTACATCCAAAACAACATGCTTACAAACAGAGTTTTGCTAAACCAAAAGGTCCTGCAGGGAAGAGGGGAATACGAAGACTGATCAGAGGTCCAGCAGAGACTGAAACACCTAGTGATTAG
- the TWF1 gene encoding twinfilin-1 isoform X2 translates to MSHQTGIQASGSVKDIFVGARNGQYRLLKIVIDNEQLVVGSSRQPVGSWEKDYDSFVLPLLEDKQPCYILYRLDSQNAQGYEWIFIAWSPDHSPVRQKMLYAATRATLKKEFGGGHIKDEVFGTVQDDVSLNGYKKYLISQSSPAPLTAAEEELRQIKINEVQADVGVDTKHQTLQGVAFPIAKEAIQALEKLKNKKLNYVQLQIDMKNETIVLANTLDTELKDLPKRVPKDAARYHFFLYKHTHEGDYLESIIFIYSMPGYTCSIRERMLYSSCKSPLLEIVETQLWMHIVRKHHVTPEDSCRQTFLKHVLVTAELGLASLSSVMLGWA, encoded by the exons ATGTCCCACCAGACCGGCATCCAAG ctAGTGGAAGTGTTAAAGACATCTTTGTTGGAGCCAGAAATGGACAAtacaggcttttaaaaatagtcATTGATAATG AGCAGCTTGTTGTGGGATCCTCTAGACAGCCAGTTGGATCATGGGAAAAGGATTATGATTCCTTTGTCCTTCCCCTTCTTGAAGACAAGCAACCATGTTATATATTATACAGATTAGATTCACAGAATGCTCAAGGATATGAATGGATCTTCATTGCATGGTCACCTGATCACTCTCCT GTTCGTCAAAAAATGTTGTATGCAGCAACCCGAGCAACACTTAAGAAAGAATTTGGAGGTGGCCATATTAAGGATGAAGTATTTGGAACAGTACAg GATGATGTTTCACTGAATGGATATAAGAAATATTTGATATCACAATCCTCCCCTGCACCTTTGACTGCGGCAGAAGAGGAACTTCGACAAATTAAGATTAATGAG GTACAGGCAGATGTTGGTGTAGATACCAAGCATCAAACACTGCAAGGAGTAGCATTCCCCATTGCTAAAGAAGCTATTCAGGCTCTggagaaactgaaaaataagaaactCAATTATGTACAACTG CAAATTGATATGAAAAATGAAACTATTGTTTTGGCCAACACACTTGATACTGAACTTAAGGACTTGCCAAAAAGAGTTCCAAAGGATGCTGCACGTTACCACTTTTTCCTGTACAAGCACACACATGAAGGAGACTATTTGGAATCCATAA ttttcatCTACTCTATGCCAGGGTATACCTGTAGTATACGAGAACGAATGCTCTACTCTAGTTGCAAAAGTCCATTGTTAGAAATTGTAGAAACACAGCTGTGGATGCACATAGTTAGAAAG CACCATGTGACTCCTGAAGATTCCTGCAGACAGACATTTCTGAAGCATGTACTTGTAACAGCAGAACTGGGGCTGGCAAGTCTGTCAAGTGTTATGCTTGGCTGGGCATGA
- the TWF1 gene encoding twinfilin-1 isoform X1: MSHQTGIQASGSVKDIFVGARNGQYRLLKIVIDNEQLVVGSSRQPVGSWEKDYDSFVLPLLEDKQPCYILYRLDSQNAQGYEWIFIAWSPDHSPVRQKMLYAATRATLKKEFGGGHIKDEVFGTVQDDVSLNGYKKYLISQSSPAPLTAAEEELRQIKINEVQADVGVDTKHQTLQGVAFPIAKEAIQALEKLKNKKLNYVQLQIDMKNETIVLANTLDTELKDLPKRVPKDAARYHFFLYKHTHEGDYLESIIFIYSMPGYTCSIRERMLYSSCKSPLLEIVETQLWMHIVRKIEIDNGDELTADFLYEEVHPKQHAYKQSFAKPKGPAGKRGIRRLIRGPAETETPSD, translated from the exons ATGTCCCACCAGACCGGCATCCAAG ctAGTGGAAGTGTTAAAGACATCTTTGTTGGAGCCAGAAATGGACAAtacaggcttttaaaaatagtcATTGATAATG AGCAGCTTGTTGTGGGATCCTCTAGACAGCCAGTTGGATCATGGGAAAAGGATTATGATTCCTTTGTCCTTCCCCTTCTTGAAGACAAGCAACCATGTTATATATTATACAGATTAGATTCACAGAATGCTCAAGGATATGAATGGATCTTCATTGCATGGTCACCTGATCACTCTCCT GTTCGTCAAAAAATGTTGTATGCAGCAACCCGAGCAACACTTAAGAAAGAATTTGGAGGTGGCCATATTAAGGATGAAGTATTTGGAACAGTACAg GATGATGTTTCACTGAATGGATATAAGAAATATTTGATATCACAATCCTCCCCTGCACCTTTGACTGCGGCAGAAGAGGAACTTCGACAAATTAAGATTAATGAG GTACAGGCAGATGTTGGTGTAGATACCAAGCATCAAACACTGCAAGGAGTAGCATTCCCCATTGCTAAAGAAGCTATTCAGGCTCTggagaaactgaaaaataagaaactCAATTATGTACAACTG CAAATTGATATGAAAAATGAAACTATTGTTTTGGCCAACACACTTGATACTGAACTTAAGGACTTGCCAAAAAGAGTTCCAAAGGATGCTGCACGTTACCACTTTTTCCTGTACAAGCACACACATGAAGGAGACTATTTGGAATCCATAA ttttcatCTACTCTATGCCAGGGTATACCTGTAGTATACGAGAACGAATGCTCTACTCTAGTTGCAAAAGTCCATTGTTAGAAATTGTAGAAACACAGCTGTGGATGCACATAGTTAGAAAG ATTGAAATAGATAATGGTGATGAGTTAACTGCTGACTTTCTTTATGAAGAAGTACATCCAAAACAACATGCTTACAAACAGAGTTTTGCTAAACCAAAAGGTCCTGCAGGGAAGAGGGGAATACGAAGACTGATCAGAGGTCCAGCAGAGACTGAAACACCTAGTGATTAG